The sequence below is a genomic window from Ipomoea triloba cultivar NCNSP0323 chromosome 2, ASM357664v1.
AATGGTAGATTACAAGTGTGGGAAGTGTTCTTAAAGTTTCctagagagaaaaactaaaagaagagttcaaaaaatcaaaaagtgACTACAACATAACCAACCAAGGGTATTTATAGTCTAATTTCCGCGCCCTTTCGCACCCTTCAAGACTCGAagtcacggtgggactcacggtgtgagtgccAGCGTGGGTTCTTCTAGTTGACCTCCACGCCATTGTTTTACTCCTTTGGTTCCCGGTGTGCCCTCGGGTGTTTTCTTTGTGCTTTAATGTCCCTTTTTCTTCCAAGATtagcatcttttcatgcttgtttGCTCATTGCTCGATTCTTCCTTCCTTCCaacaaaatatgtcaaattacGCGTTATTCCACATTTATTTACCTAGCATTAAAGGGGGACTTGGTCAAAGGGGGACTTAGAGGTGTGCGATCAAAATTTATTACAACCAACTCTCCCTTTTTATGGGGCGATAAGGAGGCTTTGTAGTATAAAATGGCTGGGTTGACCTAGGAGCCGAGCTCAGGTCGGTCTTGGGGGCTCGATCAAAGGGAGGCTCGGAGGTGCGCGGTCAAAGGTTGTTACAACCAActctccctttttagggaggcggTTAGGAGGCTTTGTAGTATAAAATGGTTCATTATTGTCTTGTTAAGACATGTTATCTTGATTGTCCAAATACAAACACATTTTGTAATGTTCTTACACATTCACTAATACAAGATTGTCTCCGTGACATTGATTAATTATCTTTTCTATCGAATCAACCTTCGGTAGGATTCCTATTCTTATCGGGTTTATTAATTTAGGTTATCCcgagttaattaaatccatcaattattattattattattattattattattattattattattattattattattacacaaggaaATTTTTGTCTTTATACCACTTCTTCCCTTCAATTCCCATATATACCAAAcattataattgaaattttcaataattctattcatgTCAACTAagtaatgaaatttgaattcctactttattctcgCAATATTCATTTTCcatagaattacaattcatttccctCTTAATTTTCTCAATGCAACCAAACGGCATGTAAGGAGAACTCAAATCCCCTTTAATCCTACTCAAATCGAAAGTGGATCGACTGAAAATTATACCGGCCACAAAATGATCATTTTAAATGCAAacaataactaataatttttCCAACATTATGTACccatcatatttaattttctaagtTAGATGTGTAATAATGTTTgttaaaatataacattttaattaaaatgtaatatttttatgaacttataaaaaattatattttaatttaaaaatattatacctcTCACGTATAAATTGCAGAGTATTATTCTTCAATGCGTGCCACCGCCACCTTCTTTCCTCGTTAACCTTCACCATTGcaccagtcgttataccgtagaccatggtccacgatgcattgtggaccatgggtcatgattaatattgcagttgtgttgaattaatactgtaattgtgttgaacggatactgcaattgtgttgaaagggaactgcagttgcgcgaaacagaggtcgtttcatccgtctgaaacTACAGTTCTGTTGGACTATaatgcagttatgttgaacggatactgcagttgtgttgaacggatgaacggcctctgttccgcgcaattgtaatttcatttcaacacaactgcagtatcttttcaatacaactgcagtatccgttcaacacaattgcagtatcagtcatgaccagggtccataatgcattatggaccatgatccacagtataatttgcgccaCTGCACTGCCTTCGCATTCCACACTCATAGGTCATAGCCATCTCCATCACGGTGTTGCCGTTAAATTtcattcaaataaaattataaacaaaatgaaaacaaataCTATTACTCTATTATGTTATGCCGTTGAAACTGTACCAGTTGATTCATTATTATAtgtgaatattaaaatattaatatttaaaaacataataagtttcaattcAGGTTATAACCTTCgtttatttccattttttctgttaattttttttttttaccttatgctataaaagttgtactacataattttttggacaaaaatatcattACCGTTATAACTatgttatcttttcacattataattactatgcacatgcatataCAATACTTTTTCTTACATTCctcaatggtaagtttgaattcatttagattttaattaaatattaccacaattatatttagtaatttatcatttctataattcttacttcaataattttaaaaggaattctagaattataaataaataaatattatatatatataggtacacactataattttaaaaaaatattaatattataaatgagcagcaacataatgcattGACAGTTGAATTGAGACATGATTTTTGGATATCAATCTGTGAGAATTGTTGAATAGAGATAGTTGAAATTAAGTActatgtatatccatatatgaatatgaatttataagggatatatctctaattagaagaagactacatttaaacaaaatttatttattttcaaagacaaaaaagttgtaatacaacgttgagtacccttaaaattacaatggaatatattcatcacaatgaatgAAACTTcaacaacccaaaaaaaaaaaaaacgcattatatctatttcaaaatgatttactaattgtgtagaaataaatattatatatatataggtacacactattattttaaaaaatattaatattataaatgagcagcaacataatgcattAACAGTTGAATTGAGACAGGATTTTGGATATCAATCTGTGAAAATTGTTGAATAGAGATAGTTAAAATTAAGTActatgtatatccatatatgaatatgaatttataagggatatatctctaattagaagaagactacatttaaacaaaatttattcattttcaaagataAAAGAGttgtaatacaacgttgagtacccttaaaattacaatggagtatattcatcacaacgaatgaaacttcgacaactcaaaataaaaaaacgcattatatatatttcaaaatgatttactaattgtGTTTAAATATTAGGCACAAATCTTCAcgcaaagcgcgtagaaaaaactagttAGGACATAAGTATTATTACAAGAATGCATGTAAATGTTTGTACCAAAGTACATGCATGCAAGCATACAACTATTAAATAGTCAATCACTAAATTAGGAATAACTCAACCAAGTTAATCATATCGGACAGTTGACTTGATAACTACAATGCTCTAAATTTAACTCTTTGTAGAAATTGTCTATtcgccttcttagtttgaggcGACATGactagtttacctccttgtggtcctttgccagctaAGGTCATAAGACGGACTTCACCCAAAATACGCATTCAGAGTATATAGTGATTGCCCACAAAGTTTCAAGTTCGACTTCTTTTGAGAACTGTCTATTTGTCTTCTTGATTTAAACAAGTCGACTAGTTTAATTCCTTGTGATTCTTTAGCATTTCACTAAAAATACACctttaaaattgaagaagcGATCATAGGTTTTCTGTAAATTTCGTCTCATGCGAACTGAGTACTTGGACTCATGCAACACAAGGCTAAAGAAAGATTCGGATCCTAAGAAGGGTGGCTCGCATAATTATCCAACAAAAATCCAGAATCAAACAATACATACAAACAAAACTCCAATTCTAggaccacttattattattacatgctGTGTCATGCCTCACCAAATATATTATTCACCAAATCTCATGAAATTATGTTCCTTAATCAATCATTGCATTACCCACAATATGATGCCAAAAGACATCGTGACACTATATTGAAATTAAGAACTCGAAAAGGTACgatataaatgttattaaaatCTGCAGACTACTAGATTGAAATctattttagtataaaaataaaaatatatataattttaattttgaaatgaaaCAATATAAATAGGCTAAACTTGTAGTCATATATATAATCACCCAATTCAAGCAAAAAGCTAAGGAATTAAAAGAAAGATGGGTTCAGAAAGTGGTATTAAGCTACCCATAATTGATTTCTCCGATGAAAACCTTAAACCAGGTTGTCCTACATGGGACAAGGTGAGAAACCAAGTCCACAAAGCTTTAGTAGAATATGGGTGTTTTGAGGCCACGTTTGACAAAATCCCTATACACCTTAGAGAATCCATCTTTGATGCCTTGAAAGAGCTTTTTGATCTCCCTTTGCAAACCAAAGTGAGGAACACCTCAAACAAGCCCTTCCATGGCTATGTTGGGCAGTACCCCATGGTGCCACTGTATGAGAGCATGGGCATTGATGATGCTAATCTCCTTCACAATACCCAACACTTCACCAACATCATGTGGCCACAAGGAAACCCTAATTtttggtacattattttactctttttacattaattgtttttttttaattttttattttcactgCATGTGAATGAAATCGTGATACATTCTAACCCTAAACTAGAAATAATATAACCAAAAGTGGCCTTTTTTCCACCGAGAGGGGTGGCCGAGTGGTTGAAGCATTATTCTTATACAAGAAAGTCATGAATTTAATTCTTTCTAATACTTTTTCAGTTTATTAGTTTGTCGCACATGGTTTTCCTAATACAATTTACTTCTCCTATATGGTTTACAGACTACATGGTCTTCTTAGCTAGTGTAGTTTACCTTTCATATGTAGTTTGCGAACCATTATACATAAGCATGATTTATTTAGTGCATACCTTTATATAGTGGATGCAGGTTTTTCTCATCGGCTAAAAGAAGTTTTTTTTATGGCTAATAATTCATTTTACCTGGTGAATTATATTTGTTTGGCAGCAATACTGTTCAGTCTTACTCAGAGAAATTATGTGGATTGGATGATATGGTAAGGAGGATGATCTTGGAGAGCCTAGGGGTGGAGAAGTACATGGATGAACATATGAATTCTACAAACTATCTTCTTCGAGTGATGAAGTATAAAGGGCCAGAATGTGATGATACTAAGCTTGGACTAAATGCTCACACAGATAAGAACATTGTGACCATACTATACCAGAATGAAGTGAATGGTTTGGAAGTCCTAACCAAAGATGGGCAATGGATCAATGTTTGTCCTTCCCCCAACTCCTTCATTGTCATGATCGGAGACTCGCTTTATGTAAGTGCATTTGACCAAATTTGTCATGATCCCATATCAACTCTAGAGCATCTCAAACAAGGGTCtattgtaagtttttttttttattaaaaaaaataccttaTTATTGGGTAAGGTGGATGGGAGATCATAGGGTAGGAGAGCAAAAAGTAAGTATGTTGCAGTAATATGGGACGCCCACCACCATTTACCTAGCGAGGACGTACACATGCACCCTCTCTGGGCAAGGGCAAGCACagtcattattgcatggaccatggcctatgaaataatgtaccttcagtacaaaaataatgtacttttagtataataaaaatgtactttatattcatagtccacacaataatttaccggGCACGTAAGGATGGTCACGAGTTGGTAAACTGCACAAGcagtaaattattgtgtggaccatggtccacacagctatgtggaccataatcaaatgtacatttttaatgtactaaatgtacattatttttgtactgaatgtacattatttttatagtataaaaataatgtacattcaatacacaaataatgtatattccctaaatataatgtacattatttttatactgaatgtacattatttttatattgaatgtgcattattatttaatagtatggtccacgcACTATAATTACTGGGCTGGGTGAGTTAGGCCGGCGGCCAccataattactttttcttttttttttttctttttccctttttccctttaatttcTCCCATTCCTCTCTTTCCTATATGATCTGAAAAATCtattaaaaaatacacacacatttGTGAATGCTCttataaaaattgtgacatgATATACTTAAATTCTAGAGCTCGATTTTATGATGTCGAACTAATTAACTCTCCTATAAAGTTAAATACTTGCAATTGATGCTCTCGGGTGCGGATCGGACTGTTTTGTAGGCATGGACAAATGGAAGATTGCATTCACCTTATCATAGAGTGATGATGAGTGGGAATGAAGCAAGGTATTCCGCAGGCTTATTTTCGATTCCAAAAGCAGGATACATAATCAAAGCCCCACAAGAGTTGGTAGATGAACAACATCCTTTACTCTTCAACCCTTTTGATCACGTCGAGTTTCTTGGGTTCTACTACTCGGAagaagggcaaaaatgtcaatctGCTCTTGCAACTTACTGCGGGGtttaaaattcaatttgcaTTGTAAACTATGGTGCTACACAACTTAGTGAACCATACAAAATCACCAAGTCAATATCTATTAcgtactatattttaatttgttattagtcttattattctcaaaaactctaaaataaaaatgttaatttgtatctttattatattgttcatCTTGAATAAAGTCGTCATATATATTACATCTACGATTCAAAGAAAAGTTGCCACTTGACACTACATTTACAAAAATTTGATCATGTCTAGTTTCTTGAATTCTACTATCCagaaaaaggacaaaaatgtcaattttctATCGCAACCTATTGCGAGGtctaaaatttaacttttaaacTTTAGCGTTGCACAACgtaataaatcatacaaaagcGTCAATATCAGATAATATCAATTATTGTAttctaatttgttatttgtcTTATTATTTCCGAAAACtctaaactaaaaatataaaattgtatctttattgttcatcataaaaataaagtcatcgtataatattagtatattacatcTATCATTCAACAATAAAGTTGAGACTACATTTACCAAAATAAGAGGAAGATAGTGATTAACAGAATTGTAGTGAGGGCACCATTGCTCCATGAAAACTTAGGCACGTTAATGGACGATCCTATAaccaaaaagaataaatatgttttaggactaattatatttatattgggTGAGATTGTAGGGTGAGTTTTAAGGTAACTATATTCATTCTTAAATTTCAAACTTAAAATCTCTGTTTAAGTTGAAAGAGACTTACATCATCTCATTTACATTTTGTGAgttataatttgtattttataatataatgccATATTGTAAGATTTTAAATGGTAGATTAATggtatataattaataaggtAGCCAGATCGATTGACTTACCATTTCCTTGAGAGGAATTGTGATTTTGATCACTCCCTTCTCCTGGTTACAGAACGATCCGTTCAAcccatatttttctttttattttttaatataattattaaattcttaaagaaattattaattatgaaatagccacaaaataagcattaaaataatattgacTTACCGCTGGCTGGAGGAGGTGGACTATCTTGGCCAAGTCGGACTCCTCCGCAATCTAATTCAAGAGACCCTATATAtcaaagggggaaaaaaaagtaattaatttaattcttgtaaatTATTTacgttttaattaattacagaaataatataattaataaagaaattaattaaacttaCATTCCTTTTTTAAGCATGGTAATGCAGTGGCATTGAATACGTTGTCGGAGCCATGGCTACATTGACAGTAGTGTGTGGTGCCGTTCACAACACAGTTCCCATCACCACACCATATTAAATTGCATGCTGCAAATTATTAACCAAAAAcactatttataatataattcatttccctgtaattaattaacttattaCAACAATCATAGCAGTAATTGTTGATAGGATATTTACGGCTTGTTATATTAAACTCTGGAATTGGGGGTAGTGGCGGATTAAAACTCGAACctgccaaaaaaaattatattagttaaagttattaaaatgggAGATTAAaggtattttttatttacaaggAAGTATGTAATCGATTCTGCATGAAATTTGTCTTATAGTCCTAGTCAACAAAAATCAGCTTTGGTTGCTTATAAATGAGTCATAGTTTATCTTGTCAAACCAAGTAAACTAACCTAAATTTTGTTCATAGTTAACTGGCTAAAATTAAGAAGGCCATAGACCGCTCTCAGAAGGGGtcgaacttgaaaccttatgGATACCAAATTAACTATCCGACCAACTTAGTTAAAGTTGCCCCTGAACTTAAAAGTAAATGTCGGGATATATTTTGTaccaaatacatatactaaacaTTTGTACTTTAAAGTATCAATTGACCATTTACATTTTGTATCGAATGGAATTATGCatattatatgtaattataCTTGATGCAGAATATTTAAGAATCAATCTGCacttaaaaaattatgagtaaacacacatatatagagacagggagatgagagagaaaCTAACAATTGGGGAAAACGCAAGGAGTGAAGATACGACCAAAAAACTCCATCTTTGTCCAACCAGAATCACAAGCACAATCAAATCCCAGCAATGCACTTGAATTCAACTCGCACTTCCCTTTTCCGCACACATCATCATTTGCACATGGATCACCTTACATGTATACAACATATACGTTCAAGTGAGAACATGTCTTCTCGTAAACTCCTAAAACATGTGAAGTAATCTCAACTATCCATTTATGATGATGTAACATATAagactaaaaatctaaaaaaaatacaatgtcATTTTCATAGTTATTACACACTTAAAATGTGCATTGGATAAAACTTGATAGTTCATCTGCTCATAAGTCATAATCGATAATAAACTCGAAAGTCAAAATGTACCAATAGTACACTCAAGTTTGTTGCATTGTAATAAGTGCACCTTACCATGTAAAGAAACTTGAGTGTACTCTTAAACATGTTCCTGACTTCCCTAATGCACAAAAAACATTCgtaataattacgaaaatattatgatatgttattttttttttagtttttcaactTTATCCATCAAATCAGtccatattttttacaatacttgTTCACATGCgtgcatatatatttataaattatacagGCTTGATTCTTTTCCGGTCCGGGCTAGTTCGCAAAACCTAGACTCCCATGGCTTAAAGGGAGCTGATCTCATGTAAAGGGGGCTGACCCAACTAATAGAAGGAGAAAACAGACCCCAAAAGGAGGTTCTTCTATGTCCAAAACAAAGAACAAATATTTATACCAGTATTCCTTGTGCGACAATGTATGTAAAATGATGATATGGTACAAGCAGCTCTAGTTTATAAAGTTTGACCTCGATCTTTATAATGGTAACCAGAGTCTCACAAAAATATAGAGAGTACAATTTCTATAAgtataattttcatttcttattcATATGATATTTCATACAACTTCAAAAATATACATAGTTATATTTTGTGTAAAAGTCAATAGCGTCAATCCACAActtataatttttctaaaaatataaatagacATTTATTTTGATGATGAATATAATGGTAAATTTAATTAAGATGCACGAAAGGagataaaattttgaatataccTAGTAATGGAATGAACTGAGGTGTGGCTGGGAAGATGGAGAGGGAAAGGACGAAGAGAATTGGCAGAAGGAATTCCATGGCGTAGGCTCTCATCTATGGAAcaacaaaatcaataaataatatacGCATTTATAATAAGCATTGGGGAAGtggaatattaatattaatattctttttgtcTCGATATTTCCACAGAAAAATAAGTTGGATTTCCCATTCAGGCTTTGAGATACTCGCCCTGCCACTGGACTTTCTTCCTCAGCTCCCAAAAAGATACTTTCTTCATTGCTTTATTTATTACGGAG
It includes:
- the LOC116010641 gene encoding probable 2-oxoglutarate-dependent dioxygenase AOP1, with the translated sequence MGSESGIKLPIIDFSDENLKPGCPTWDKVRNQVHKALVEYGCFEATFDKIPIHLRESIFDALKELFDLPLQTKVRNTSNKPFHGYVGQYPMVPLYESMGIDDANLLHNTQHFTNIMWPQGNPNFCNTVQSYSEKLCGLDDMVRRMILESLGVEKYMDEHMNSTNYLLRVMKYKGPECDDTKLGLNAHTDKNIVTILYQNEVNGLEVLTKDGQWINVCPSPNSFIVMIGDSLYAWTNGRLHSPYHRVMMSGNEARYSAGLFSIPKAGYIIKAPQELVDEQHPLLFNPFDHVEFLGFYYSEEGQKCQSALATYCGV
- the LOC116010993 gene encoding uncharacterized protein LOC116010993 codes for the protein MRAYAMEFLLPILFVLSLSIFPATPQFIPLLGDPCANDDVCGKGKCELNSSALLGFDCACDSGWTKMEFFGRIFTPCVFPNCSSFNPPLPPIPEFNITSPCNLIWCGDGNCVVNGTTHYCQCSHGSDNVFNATALPCLKKEWSLELDCGGVRLGQDSPPPPASGEGSDQNHNSSQGNGSSINVPKFSWSNGALTTILLITIFLLFW